The Rattus rattus isolate New Zealand chromosome 1, Rrattus_CSIRO_v1, whole genome shotgun sequence genome includes a region encoding these proteins:
- the Chd5 gene encoding chromodomain-helicase-DNA-binding protein 5 isoform X6: MRGPLGTEEELPRLFAEEMENEEEMSEEEDGGLEGFEDFFPAEPVSLPKKKPKKLKESKSKGKRKKKEGSNDELSENEEDLEEKSESEGSDYSPTKKKKKKLKEKKEKKAKRKKRDEDEEDNEDGGLKEPKSSGQLMAEWGLDDVDYLFSEDDYHTLTNYKAFSQFLRPLIAKKNPKIPMSKMMTVLGAKWREFSANNPFKGSSAAAAAAAVAAAVETVTIAPPLAISPQQVPQPLPVRKAKTKEGKGPGVRKKNKGAKDSKKKGRGKRVAGLKFRFGGISKRKKGSSSEEDEPEDSDLDNASIHSSSVRSECSAALGKKNKRRRKKKRIDDGDGYETDHQDYCEVCQQGGEIILCDTCPRAYHLVCLDPELEKAPEGKWSCPHCEKEGIQWEPKDDDEEEEEGGCEEEEDDHMEFCRVCKDGGELLCCDACPSSYHLHCLNPPLPEIPNGEWLCPRCTCPPLKGKVQRILHWRWTEPPAPFMVGLPGPEVEPGMPPPRPLEGIPEREFFVKWAGLSYWHCSWVKELQLELYHTVMYRNYQRKNDMDEPPPFDYGSGDEDGKSEKRKNKDPLYAKMEERFYRYGIKPEWMMVHRILNHSFDKKGDVHYLIKWKDLPYDQCTWEIDEIDIPYYDNLKQTYWGHRELMLGEDARLPKRLVKKGKKLKDDKQEKPPDTPIVDPTVKFDKQPWYIDSTGGTLHPYQLEGLNWLRFSWAQGTDTILADEMGLGKTVQTIVFLYSLYKEGHSKGPYLVSAPLSTIINWEREFEMWAPDFYVVTYTGDKESRSVIRENEFSFEDNAIRGGKKVFRMKKEVQIKFHVLLTSYELITIDQAILGSIEWACLVVDEAHRLKNNQSKFFRVLNSYKIDYKLLLTGTPLQNNLEELFHLLNFLTPERFNNLEGFLEEFADISKEDQIKKLHDLLGPHMLRRLKADVFKNMPAKTELIVRVELSQMQKKYYKFILTRNFEALNSKGGGNQVSLLNIMMDLKKCCNHPYLFPVAAVEAPMLPNGSYDGSSLVKSSGKLMLLQKMLKKLRDEGHRVLIFSQMTKMLDLLEDFLEYEGYKYERIDGGITGGLRQEAIDRFNAPGAQQFCFLLSTRAGGLGINLATADTVIIYDSDWNPHNDIQAFSRAHRIGQNKKVMIYRFVTRASVEERITQVAKRKMMLTHLVVRPGLGSKSGSMTKQELDDILKFGTEELFKDDVEGMMSQGQRPTTPIPDVQSTKGGSLAAGAKKKHGGTPPGDNKDVEDSSVIHYDDAAISKLLDRNQDATDDTELQNMNEYLSSFKVAQYVVREEDGVEEVEREVIKQEENVDPDYWEKLLRHHYEQQQEDLARNLGKGKRIRKQVNYNDASQEDQEWQDELSDNQSEYSIGSEDEDEDFEERPEGQSGRRQSRRQLKSDRDKPLPPLLARVGGNIEVLGFNARQRKAFLNAIMRWGMPPQDAFNSHWLVRDLRGKSEKEFRAYVSLFMRHLCEPGADGAETFADGVPREGLSRQHVLTRIGVMSLVRKKVQEFEHVNGKYSTPDLVPEGPEGKKPGEVISSDPNTPVPASPAQLPPAPLGLPDKMEAQLGYTDEKESGTQKPKKSLEIQALPTALDRVEAEDKHQSSDSKDRAREERMEEVEKAQGSPEQPLKEETLPDKEPVPDKLELSLSHSNDFRPDDPKAEEKEPTETQQNGDREEDEEGKKEDKNGKFKFMFNIADGGFTELHTLWQNEERAAVSSGKIYEIWHRRHDYWLLAGIVTHGYARWQDIQNDPRYMILNEPFKSEVHKGNYLEMKNKFLARRFKLLEQALVIEEQLRRAAYLNMTQDPNHPAMALNARLAEVECLAESHQHLSKESLAGNKPANAVLHKVLNQLEELLSDMKADVTRLPSMLSRIPPVAARLQMSERSILSRLTNRAGDPTIQQTSSHPRDFPLFQRSFPAEPSHLPHGREKLQPF; encoded by the exons ggGAGCAATGATGAGCTGTCAGAAAACGAGGAGgatctggaagagaagtcagagagCGAAGGTAGCGACTACAGCCccaccaagaagaagaagaagaaactgaaggagaagaaggagaagaaggccaAGCGGAAAAAGAGggatgaggatgaagaggatAACGAGGACGGAGGCTTGAAG GAGCCCAAGTCCTCGGGACAGCTCATGGCCGAGTGGGGGCTTGACGATGTGGATTACCTATTTTCTGAGGATGACTACCACACACTGACCAACTACAAGGCCTTCAGCCAGTTCCTCCG GCCTCTTATTGCTAAGAAGAACCCGAAGATCCCCATGTCCAAAATGATGACTGTCCTGGGGGCCAAGTGGCGAGAATTCAGCGCCAACAACCCGTTCAAGGGCAGCTCAGCGGCGGCAGCTGCGGCGGCCGTGGCTGCAGCTGTGGAGACGGTGACCATCGCTCCTCCACTGGCCATCAGTCCCCAGCAAGTGCCCCAGCCTCTGCCCGTACGCAAGGCCAAGACCAAAGAGGGCAAGG GCCCCGgagtgaggaagaagaacaaAGGCGCCAAAGATTCCAAGAAAAAGGGCAGGGGCAAGAGAGTGGCAGGGCTCAAGTTCCGCTTCGGAGGGATCAGCAAGAGGAAGAAGGGTTCCtcg AGCGAGGAGGATGAACCAGAGGACTCAGATTTGGACAATGCCAGCATCCACAGCTCTTCTGTGCGTTCTGAGTGCTCTGCAGCTCTGGGCAAGAAGAATAAGAGGAGGCGCAAGAAGAAGAGGA TTGATGATGGTGACGGCTATGAGACAGACCACCAGGACTACTGCGAGGTGTGCCAACAGGGAGGAGAGATCATTCTCTGTGATACCTGCCCGAGGGCGTACCACCTGGTCTGCCTGGACCCGGAGCTGGAGAAGGCTCCAGAGGGCAAGTGGAGCTGCCCACACTGT gagaaggaggggatcCAGTGGGAGCCGAaggatgatgatgaggaagaggaggagggcggttgcgaggaggaggaggatgaccacATGGAGTTCTGCCGCGTGTGCAAGGACGGTGGCGAGCTTCTGTGCTGTGATGCTTGTCCCTCCTCCTACCACTTGCACTGCCTCAACCCGCCGCTGCCGGAGATCCCGAACGGTGAATGGCTCTGCCCGCGCTGTACA TGTCCCCCACTGAAGGGCAAGGTTCAGCGGATCCTACACTGGAGGTGGACAGAACCCCCGGCTCCCTTTATGGTGGGGCTGCCAGGACCAGAGGTGGAGCCCGGTATGCCCCCGCCCAGGCCTCTGGAGGGCATACCTGAGAGAGAGTTCTTTGTCAAGTGGGCTGGTCTCTCCTACTGGCACTGCTCCTGGGTGAAGGAGCTACAG TTGGAGCTGTACCACACCGTGATGTATCGTAACTACCAAAGAAAGAATGATATGGATGAACCGCCACCCTTTGATTACGGATCTGGTGATGAGGACGGTAAGAGCGAGAAACGGAAGAACAAGGACCCTCTCTACGCCAAGATGGAGGAACGCTTCTACCGCTACGGCATCAAGCCCGAGTGGATGATGGTCCACCGCATCCTGAACCACAG CTTTGACAAGAAGGGGGACGTACATTACCTGATCAAGTGGAAGGACCTGCCCTACGACCAGTGCACCTGGGAGATTGACGAGATTGACATCCCCTACTACGACAACCTGAAGCAGACCTACTGGGGCCACAG GGAACTGATGCTGGGAGAGGATGCTAGGCTGCCCAAGAGGCTGGTCAAGAAGGGCAAGAAGCTGAAGGATGATAAACAAGAGAAGCCACCCGATACACCCATCGTGGAT cccacAGTCAAGTTCGACAAGCAGCCATGGTACATCGACTCCACAGGAGGCACGCTGCACCCTTACCAGCTGGAGGGCCTCAACTGGTTACGCTTCTCCTGGGCCCAGGGCACCGACACTATCCTGGCTGATGAGATGGGTTTGGGGAAGACAGTACAGACCATTGTGTTTCTCTATTCTCTGTACAAGGAG GGCCACTCCAAGGGGCCTTACCTGGTCAGCGCGCCTCTGTCCACCATCATCAACTGGGAACGGGAGTTTGAGATGTGGGCTCCTGACTTTTACGTGGTCACCTACACGGGGGACAAGGAGAGCCGCTCTGTGATCCGCGAGAACGAGTTTTCCTTTGAGGACAACGCCATTCGAGGCGGGAAGAAAGTATTCCGCATGAAG AAGGAGGTGCAGATCAAATTCCACGTGCTGCTCACCTCCTATGAGCTCATCACCATTGACCAAGCCATCCTGGGCTCCATCGAGTGGGCCTGCCTCGTGGTGGATGAGGCCCACCGGCTCAAGAACAACCAGTCCAAG TTCTTTAGGGTCTTGAATAGCTACAAGATCGACTACAAGCTGCTGCTGACGGGGACCCCCCTCCAGAACAACCTGGAGGAGCTGTTCCACCTCCTCAACTTCCTGACTCCAGAGAGGTTCAA CAATCTGGAAGGCTTCTTGGAGGAGTTTGCCGACATTTCCAAGGAAGATCAGATCAAGAAGCTGCATGACCTGCTGGGGCCACACATGCTTCGGCGGCTCAAGGCCGACGTGTTCAAGAACATGCCGGCCAAGACGGAGCTGATTGTCCGCGTGGAGCTGAGCCAGATGCAGAA GAAGTACTACAAGTTCATCCTGACTCGGAACTTCGAGGCGCTCAACTCCAAGGGGGGTGGCAACCAGGTGTCTCTGCTCAACATCATGATGGATCTGAAGAAGTGCTGCAACCACCCGTACCTCTTCCCCGTGGCTGCCGTG GAAGCCCCCATGTTGCCCAACGGCTCCTACGATGGCAGCTCCCTGGTCAAGTCTTCAGGGAAGCTAATGTTACTTCAGAAGATGCTGAAGAAGCTGCGGGATGAGGGGCACCGAGTGCTCATCTTCTCCCAG ATGACCAAGATGTTGGACCTGTTGGAGGACTTCCTGGAGTATGAGGGCTACAAGTATGAGCGGATCGACGGGGGTATCACTGGGGGCCTCCGGCAAGAAGCCATTGACAGATTCAATG CTCCTGGGGCCCAACAGTTCTGCTTCCTGCTCTCAACACGTGCCGGTGGCCTGGGCATCAATCTGGCCACAGCCGACACAGTCATCATTTACGACTCGGACTGGAACCCTCACAATGACATCCAG GCCTTCAGCCGTGCTCACCGCATCGGGCAGAACAAGAAGGTCATGATCTACCGCTTCGTGACACGGGCCTCGGTGGAGGAACGCATCACTCAGGTGGCCAAGCGCAAGATGATGCTCACGCACCTGGTGGTGCGACCCGGCCTGGGCTCCAAGTCGGGCTCCATGACCAAGCAGGAGCTGGACGATATCCTTAAGTTCGGGACAGAGGAGCTCTTCAAGGATGACGTGGAGG gtatGATGTCCCAGGGCCAGAGGCCGACCACACCCATCCCTGATGTACAGTCCACCAAGGGCGGATCTCTGGCTGCCGGTGCAAAGAAAAAGCACGGCGGCACCCCACCAG GCGACAACAAAGATGTAGAAGACAGCAGTGTGATCCACTACGACGACGCAGCCATATCAAAGCTGCTGGACCGGAACCAGGACGCCACGGATGACACCGAGCTGCAGAACATGAACGAGTACCTGAGCTCCTTCAAAGTGGCCCAGTACGTGGTCCGTGAGGAAGATGGCGTG gaggaggtggagagggaggtaaTCAAGCAGGAGGAGAATGTGGATCCTGACTACTGGGAGAAGCTTTTGCGCCATCATTacgagcagcagcaggaggactTGGCCCGCAACCTGGGCAAAGGCAAGCGCATCCGTAAGCAGGTCAACTACAACGACGCCTCCCAGGAGGACCAGG AGTGGCAGGATGAGCTCTCGGACAACCAGTCGGAGTATTCCATCGGCTctgaggacgaggacgaggacttCGAGGAGAGGCCAGAAGGGCAGA GCGGACGTCGACAATCCAGAAGGCAGCTGAAGAGTGACAGGGACAAGCCCCTGCCGCCTCTTCTGGCCCGAGTTGGGGGCAACATTGAG GTTCTGGGCTTCAATGCCAGACAGAGGAAGGCGTTTTTGAATGCCATCATGCGTTGGGGCATGCCACCTCAGGATGCCTTCAACTCCCACTGGCTGGTGCGTGACCTTCGTGGGAAGAGTGAGAAGGAATTTAG agcctATGTATCACTCTTCATGCGCCACCTGTGTGAGCCCGGCGCAGACGGCGCGGAGACCTTCGCAGACGGCGTGCCCCGGGAGGGCCTGTCCAGGCAGCACGTGCTCACGCGCATTGGGGTCATGTCGCTGGTTAGGAAGAAG GTGCAGGAGTTTGAACATGTCAACGGCAAGTACAGCACCCCAGACCTGGTCCCCGAGGGGCCCGAGGGCAAGAAGCCAGGCGAGGTCATCTCCTCGGACCCCAACACACCCGTGCCCGCCAGCCCTGCACAGCTCCCACCGGCTCCACTGGGCCTGCCAG ACAAAATGGAAGCCCAGCTGGGCTACACGGACGAGAAGGAGTCAGGCACGCAGAAGCCAAAGAAGTCCCTGGAAATCCAG GCCCTGCCAACTGCCCTGGACAGAGTAGAGGCTGAAGACAAACATCAGAGCTCAGACAGCAAGGACAGAGCTCGGGAAGAGCGGATGGAAGAGGTGGAGAAGGCTCAGGGCTCTCCGGAGCAGCCTCTGAAAG AGGAAACACTACCGGACAAGGAACCGGTCCCAGACAAGCTGGAGCTAAGCCTGAGTCACAGCAACGATTTCAGGCCAG ATGACCCCAAGGCCGAGGAGAAGGAGCCCACAGAGACCCAGCAAAACGGCGACAGAGAGGAAGACGAGGAGGGCAAGAAAGAAGACAAGAACGGGAAATTCAAGTTCATGTTCAACATTGCAGATGGTGGTTTCACAG AGCTGCACACGCTGTGGCAGAATGAGGAACGGGCAGCTGTGTCCTCGGGGAAAATCTACGAAATCTGGCACCGTCGCCATGACTACTGGCTGCTGGCAGGCATTGTGAC GCATGGCTATGCCCGCTGGCAGGACATTCAGAATGACCCGAGGTACATGATCCTAAATGAGCCTTTCAAGTCTGAGGTTCATAAGGGTAACTACCTGGAGATGAAGAATAAGTTCTTGGCCCGTCGGTTCAAG ctgcTGGAGCAGGCGCTGGTGATCGAGGAGCAGCTCCGGAGGGCAGCGTACCTCAACATGACCCAGGATCCCAACCACCCAGCCATGGCGCTCAATGCTCGCCTGGCAGAGGTGGAGTGCCTTGCCGAGAGCCACCAGCACCTATCCAAGGAGTCCCTTGCCGGGAACAAGCCCGCCAACGCTGTCCTGCACAAGG TCCTGAACCAGCTGGAAGAGCTGCTGAGTGATATGAAAGCAGATGTGACACGCTTGCCCTCCATGTTATCACGCATCCCCCCCGTGGCCGCCCGTCTGCAGATGTCGGAACGCAGCATCCTGAGTCGCCTGACCAACCGCGCCGGTGACCCTACCATCCAGCAG ACATCTAGCCATCCTCGTGACTTCCCCCTGTTTCAGCGTTCCTTTCCAGCTGAG